A region from the Agrobacterium cucumeris genome encodes:
- a CDS encoding GNAT family N-acetyltransferase, translating into MVAEIFNHDICENNVVIPPRPESAQDNEGLFGRIGTLETRLARNEREIDAAQSVRYKVFVEEMNARLPAEAMRRKRDIDAWDSVCDHLLVLDKAIEGDSEDQIVGTYRLLRQETALANNGFYSASEFDIAGLVARHPGKRFMELGRSCVLPEYRTKRTVELLWQGNWAYAVKHRMDAMIGCASFPGVQPETHALALSFLHHNCVAKGEWEASALPELYHEMDLMPAEALNTRKALNAMPPLIKGYMRLGAMFGSGAVVDHAFNTTDVLVVLPVTSIAGRYISYYGGEAERING; encoded by the coding sequence ATGGTTGCCGAAATCTTCAATCACGACATTTGTGAAAACAATGTTGTCATTCCCCCACGCCCTGAGTCCGCTCAGGATAATGAGGGTCTTTTCGGTCGTATCGGCACGCTGGAAACCCGGCTCGCGAGAAATGAGCGCGAGATCGATGCCGCACAATCCGTGCGTTACAAGGTTTTCGTTGAGGAAATGAATGCGCGCCTTCCCGCTGAGGCGATGCGGCGCAAGCGTGACATCGACGCCTGGGACAGTGTCTGCGACCACCTGCTCGTACTGGACAAGGCAATCGAAGGTGACAGCGAGGATCAGATCGTCGGCACCTATCGTCTGCTGCGTCAGGAAACGGCGCTCGCCAATAATGGTTTTTATTCCGCCAGCGAATTCGACATTGCCGGGCTGGTTGCGCGCCATCCGGGCAAGCGCTTCATGGAGCTTGGCCGCTCCTGCGTGCTGCCGGAATATCGCACCAAGCGCACGGTCGAGCTTCTGTGGCAGGGCAACTGGGCCTATGCGGTGAAACATCGCATGGACGCCATGATCGGCTGCGCCTCCTTCCCCGGCGTGCAGCCGGAAACCCATGCGCTGGCGCTCTCCTTCCTTCACCACAATTGCGTTGCGAAAGGCGAGTGGGAGGCTTCGGCGCTTCCCGAGCTTTACCACGAGATGGACCTGATGCCGGCGGAGGCGTTGAACACCCGCAAGGCGCTGAACGCCATGCCGCCGCTGATCAAGGGCTATATGCGTCTTGGCGCCATGTTCGGTTCCGGCGCGGTGGTGGATCATGCCTTCAACACCACGGATGTTCTTGTGGTTCTGCCGGTCACGTCCATCGCCGGCCGCTATATCAGCTATTACGGCGGCGAGGCCGAGCGCATCAACGGCTGA